A DNA window from Chiroxiphia lanceolata isolate bChiLan1 chromosome 6, bChiLan1.pri, whole genome shotgun sequence contains the following coding sequences:
- the GPR65 gene encoding psychosine receptor produces the protein MNNSTAECHDDHTLDKYLFPFVYSVVMMISVPINCISLYASCIQVRKNNESAVYIFSLSLADLLYSLILPLWINYAWNGDDWRLSASLCQVSAFLMYMNFYTSTAFLACISVDRYLALVHPLKLQHLRTRRFSLIVSVTVWLLESILNSVILVYKEVFSDPCNFTNHTLCYDTYPLEGWQARINLFRICSGYLVPLIIIVFCYHKIYQVVKCNQATLDEEKKKVRKLILNITVSFIVCFTPYHIILLIRSIREPSITDPHLLLLMYKVYRITQALTSLNCIADPILYCFMSETAQTHILNVLRCCLCLRKREEDRVKDHALCSSATKSSALITYRTSCEMEMSEKPERAHSKQNWMT, from the coding sequence ATGAACAACAGCACTGCTGAGTGCCATGATGATCACACTCTggataaatatttgtttccatttgtgTACAGCGTTGTGATGATGATCAGTGTCCCCATCAACTGCATATCCCTCTATGCATCTTGCATTCAGGTGAGGAAAAATAATGAGTCAGCAGTCTACATCTTTAGCCTATCCCTAGCTGATCTTTTGTACTCTTTGATTCTACCTCTGTGGATTAATTATGCCTGGAATGGAGATGACTGGAGACTCTCTGCCTCACTTTGTCAGGTTTCTGCCTTCCTTATGTATATGAATTTCTACACCAGCACCGCATTCCTTGCTTGCATCTCTGTTGACAGGTACCTGGCATTAGTTCACCCCTTGAAGCTCCAGCACTTGCGCACAAGAAGATTTTCACTGATTGTCAGCGTAACTGTTTGGCTTCTGGAAAGCATCTTGAATTCAGTCATATTGGTGTACAAAGAAGTATTCAGTGATCCTTGCAATTTCACTAATCATACATTATGCTACGATACATACCCCCTGGAAGGGTGGCAGGCACGGATAAATTTATTTCGGATATGCTCGGGGTACTTGGTCCCTTTGATAATCATTGTGTTTTGCTACCATAAAATCTACCAAGTAGTGAAGTGTAACCAAGCCACActagatgaagaaaagaaaaaagtgaggaaaCTTATTCTGAATATCACAGTTAGTTTCATTGTTTGCTTCACTCCATATCACATTATATTGCTTATTCGCAGCATCAGAGAACCTTCCATCACTGACCCACACCTTTTGCTGCTGATGTATAAGGTTTACAGAATCACACAGGCCTTAACAAGTTTGAATTGCATTGCAGACCCCATTCTTTACTGCTTTATGAGTGAAactgcacaaacacacattcTGAATGTGCTGAGGTGCTGCTTGTGCCTACGAAAGCGTGAGGAAGACCGAGTGAAAGACCATGCTCTGTGCAGTTCTGCTACAAAAAGCAGTGCCCTGATCACCTACAGAACTTCCTGTGAAATGGAGATGTCAGAAAAGCCTGAGCGAGCACATTCAAAGCAAAATTGGATGAcctaa